A window of Cryptomeria japonica chromosome 3, Sugi_1.0, whole genome shotgun sequence contains these coding sequences:
- the LOC131037290 gene encoding sugar transport protein MST4 encodes MPTLGFAAPVGTGGEEFEARITTYVIITCIMAASGGLMFGYDVGISGGVTSMNDLLKKFFPVVYRKKNEIQDNNNPYCKYDNQGLQLFTSSLYLAGLIATFFASYTTRVWGRKPTMLIAGIFFVIGVVLNAAAQDLVMLIIGRIMLVCAVGFANQAVPLFLSEIAPTRIRGGLNILFQLNVTIGILFANLVNYGTEKIRPWGWRLSLGIAGIPALLLTVGSIFIVETPNSLIERGLLEEGKVVLRKIRGTNNVDLEFNELVEASRIAASVKHPFRNLLKRRNRPHLIITVCLQFFQQFTGINAIMFYAPVLFQTLGFKNDASLYSSVITGAVNVLSTIVSIYSVDKVGRRVLLLEAGLQMFVSQVIIAILLGTGMKEDEELSKGIAIVIVLMVCTFVSAFAWSWGPLEWLIPSETFPLETRSAGQSVTVCVNLVFTFVIAQAFLSMLCHFKYGIFLFFAAWVLIMSTFVLFLLPETKNVPIEEMTEKVWKQHWLWKNYVRDSDLIDDEDGDTYANQDNGKHV; translated from the exons ATGCCTACATTAGGGTTTGCAGCCCCAGTGGGTACTGGAGGAGAGGAGTTCGAAGCGCGAATAACAACATATGTGATCATAACATGTATAATGGCAGCAAGTGGAGGACTGATGTTTGGCTACGATGTTGGAATTTCAGGAGGAGTGACGTCCATGAACGATCTCCTGAAGAAATTTTTCCCTGTAGTGTATAGGAAAAAGAATGAGATCCAAGACAATAATAATCCCTACTGTAAATATGACAACCAGGGGCTTCAGTTGTTTACTTCATCTCTCTATCTGGCCGGTCTGATAGCAACATTCTTTGCCTCGTATACAACCAGAGTATGGGGCCGGAAGCCAACCATGCTAATTGCAGGCATATTTTTTGTGATTGGAGTAGTGTTAAACGCGGCAGCTCAAGATCTGGTCATGCTTATCATTGGTAGAATAATGCTGGTATGTGCAGTTGGATTTGCTAATCAGGCGGTTCCTCTTTTCCTCTCAGAGATTGCACCCACCAGAATCAGAGGGGGTCTTAATATTCTCTTCCAGTTGAATGTTACAATAGGCATTCTGTTTGCTAACTTGGTGAACTATGGAACTGAAAAAATCAGGCCTTGGGGATGGAGGCTTTCACTGGGTATAGCAGGAATTCCTGCTCTTCTTCTTACAGTGGGTTCCATATTTATAGTAGAAACACCCAATAGTTTGATTGAAAGGGGACTCCTGGAAGAGGGTAAGGTTGTATTGAGAAAAATTAGAGGAACCAACAATGTGGACCTAGAATTCAATGAATTAGTAGAGGCCAGCAGAATAGCTGCATCAGTTAAACATCCATTCAGAAATCTTCTGAAGCGCAGAAACAGGCCTCACTTAATCATAACAGTGTGCCTGCAATTCTTTCAGCAGTTTACTGGTATCAATGCCATTATGTTTTATGCTCCTGTGCTTTTTCAGACTTTGGGGTTCAAAAACGATGCCTCACTCTACTCATCTGTGATTACCGGTGCTGTAAATGTTTTGTCCACTATAGTTTCAATCTATTCAGTTGATAAAGTTGGGCGAAGAGTGCTTTTGCTCGAAGCTGGATTGCAAATGTTTGTTTCACAG GTGATCATTGCAATTTTGTTGGGAACTGGGATGAAGGAGGATGAAGAGCTTTCCAAGGGCATAGCAATTGTGATAGTGCTTATGGTATGCACATTCGTTTCAGCCTTTGCTTGGTCATGGGGGCCTCTTGAATGGTTGATTCCCAGTGAAACATTTCCATTAGAAACCAGATCTGCTGGACAAAGTGTGACTGTGTGTGTCAACCTTGTGTTCACATTCGTCATTGCACAGGCATTCCTATCAATGCTTTGCCATTTCAAGTATGGGATTTTCCTGTTTTTCGCTGCCTGGGTTCTAATCATGTCCACATTCGTCCTGTTTCTTCTTCCTGAGACAAAGAATGTGCCTATTGAAGAAATGACAGAGAAAGTGTGGAAACAGCACTGGCTGTGGAAGAACTATGTCAGAGACTctgatctgattgatgatgaggatggtgaTACCTATGCCAATCAAGATAATGGAAAACATGTTTGA